In Levilactobacillus brevis, a single genomic region encodes these proteins:
- a CDS encoding PLP-dependent aminotransferase family protein → MLQDLFAQRVNPDVPSALSGLFPQDDDSRALSFAAGSPREDLFPVAAMQAAFHTAIAESGAHLFQYQTAQGNPELRAKLAARIGKWGQVRTAADNVVLTVGGQQAIELVAKALLNVGDEVAVEVPTYIGALAAFDLYQPTYHAVPLQSDGLDLDYLEATLKQHPRIKLLYTVPDYHNPTGITMSVAKRQHLVALANRYNFIILEDSPYRDLGYTHAPLPAVKHFDTEGRVVFVSSLSKILMPGLRTGWLVADGDLLTAILRVRMASDLEANNVVHAAINAYMAVHDLDAHIAALRASYREQCAALVRALTAYFPDEVHFTHPDGGFFDWVTLPKGVDAMDLLTQAAIPQAHVSYVPGTNFYPARNVHNGLRLCFTGLTPSEIDAGMRRLGTVVKAAVREVRPVV, encoded by the coding sequence ATGTTACAAGACTTGTTCGCACAACGCGTGAATCCCGATGTTCCTTCGGCTTTGAGTGGCTTGTTTCCTCAGGATGATGACTCGCGGGCGCTGTCCTTTGCGGCGGGGAGTCCGCGAGAAGATCTGTTCCCGGTGGCGGCGATGCAGGCGGCCTTTCATACCGCGATTGCGGAGAGTGGCGCGCACCTCTTCCAATATCAGACCGCCCAGGGGAATCCGGAACTGCGGGCCAAGTTGGCGGCGCGGATTGGTAAATGGGGCCAGGTCAGGACCGCCGCGGATAATGTGGTCCTGACGGTCGGCGGACAGCAGGCCATCGAGCTGGTGGCGAAGGCGCTGCTGAACGTGGGGGATGAGGTGGCTGTGGAGGTGCCAACCTACATTGGGGCATTGGCCGCCTTTGACCTCTACCAGCCGACGTATCATGCGGTGCCACTCCAATCGGATGGCCTCGACCTCGATTACTTGGAGGCCACGCTGAAGCAGCATCCACGGATTAAGCTGCTCTACACCGTGCCGGACTATCACAACCCGACCGGAATTACCATGAGTGTGGCGAAACGCCAGCACTTAGTGGCGTTGGCTAACCGGTATAATTTCATCATTTTAGAGGACTCGCCGTACCGCGACTTGGGGTATACCCACGCGCCGTTGCCGGCCGTTAAGCACTTCGATACCGAGGGGCGGGTGGTCTTCGTATCCAGCCTGTCGAAAATTCTGATGCCGGGGTTGCGGACGGGCTGGCTGGTGGCCGATGGGGACCTGTTGACGGCGATCCTGCGGGTGCGAATGGCTAGTGACTTGGAGGCCAATAACGTGGTCCACGCGGCGATTAATGCCTATATGGCGGTGCATGATTTGGATGCGCATATCGCCGCGCTACGGGCCAGCTACCGCGAGCAGTGTGCGGCACTGGTGCGGGCACTGACGGCCTACTTCCCGGATGAGGTGCACTTTACCCACCCGGATGGTGGCTTCTTTGATTGGGTCACGTTGCCTAAGGGGGTGGACGCGATGGACCTGTTGACGCAGGCGGCCATTCCCCAGGCCCACGTGTCCTACGTGCCAGGGACTAACTTCTACCCGGCCAGAAACGTCCACAACGGCTTGCGCCTGTGCTTCACCGGCCTGACGCCGAGTGAGATTGACGCGGGCATGCGGCGACTAGGCACCGTGGTGAAGGCCGCGGTGCGTGAGGTACGGCCGGTGGTGTGA
- a CDS encoding sigma-70 family RNA polymerase sigma factor produces the protein MTTDTAAAYRFLFAGDHETIIYAALKHLRLRADQDEYDDYLQEGRAYFPQIYANFPDDPEEKPHQFLAYAQRALIWELGNQLRNRRRQALPLEPGDHEPVIAELPSDEDVLTAIGLNDYRTYLIQLIGGAGNTGEWRFLVGTVVDQLTPAEIATKYNVNRTTVFRWRRSLTRRLLRTLTPPEKLF, from the coding sequence ATGACCACCGATACTGCCGCCGCATACCGCTTCTTATTTGCTGGCGATCACGAAACGATTATTTATGCCGCCTTGAAACACCTGCGCCTACGCGCCGACCAGGACGAGTACGACGACTATCTGCAGGAGGGGCGGGCGTACTTTCCGCAAATCTACGCCAACTTTCCCGACGATCCGGAGGAAAAACCACACCAATTCTTGGCCTACGCCCAACGTGCACTGATCTGGGAACTGGGCAATCAGCTCCGCAACCGCCGCCGACAGGCACTGCCCCTGGAACCGGGCGACCACGAACCGGTCATTGCCGAACTGCCGAGCGATGAGGACGTGCTCACCGCGATTGGCCTCAATGATTACCGGACGTATCTGATCCAACTGATTGGTGGGGCTGGTAACACCGGCGAGTGGCGGTTTCTGGTTGGCACCGTGGTCGATCAACTGACCCCGGCGGAGATTGCGACGAAGTACAACGTGAATCGGACCACCGTCTTTCGCTGGCGCCGGTCGCTCACCCGCCGTCTACTGCGGACTTTGACGCCGCCGGAAAAACTTTTTTAA
- a CDS encoding helix-turn-helix domain-containing protein: MMKKTFYNPETETTEQYSEVWKLELVKVRNKDDLVVRNHYWRDSDGELWVDFDHPMENVYRAFAAYRAAEGYMSPNEIRDLRGKLKMSVRKFADTLGIAPSSLTQIENNQRVQAKYQENLFEAARDSYEEHGQLPEEWLTSHKLADCSYHAENREFSYKTFGPEISKIKSYSKNVEIGEVA, translated from the coding sequence ATGATGAAGAAAACTTTTTATAATCCGGAAACGGAAACGACAGAACAGTATTCAGAGGTGTGGAAGCTAGAATTAGTAAAAGTGAGAAATAAAGATGATTTAGTGGTTAGAAATCATTATTGGCGAGATAGTGACGGGGAATTGTGGGTAGATTTTGATCACCCCATGGAGAATGTTTACCGTGCCTTCGCCGCCTATCGAGCGGCTGAAGGATATATGAGTCCGAATGAAATACGAGACTTGAGAGGAAAACTAAAAATGTCCGTGAGAAAATTTGCTGATACGCTGGGAATTGCACCATCTTCACTTACTCAAATAGAGAATAATCAGCGGGTGCAGGCTAAGTATCAGGAAAATCTATTTGAGGCAGCCAGAGATAGTTATGAAGAACATGGTCAGTTACCGGAAGAATGGCTGACGAGTCATAAATTAGCCGATTGTTCATATCATGCAGAAAATAGAGAATTTAGTTACAAGACGTTTGGTCCGGAGATATCAAAGATAAAATCTTATTCTAAAAATGTCGAGATAGGAGAGGTTGCGTAG
- a CDS encoding Fic family protein, with translation MTLNEKLEELNMLKIRANTLRPLSANQTAELAQHVRTAHVWSSNAIEGNTLTYCETVAILNTGMIIHAVPVKDVLETLDLNEAYEYMMTLASQKTPLSSTLIRTLNRIVTLQTTTDKANAGVYRILAAWSYSSEDKPYVAPFDIAPQMDDLITWSQTAQNDHHPVQYAADLHQKFVSIHPFADGNGRTARLLMNMALTQAGYPVINVQPNREARSAYMEALAKSREAGDLEPFESLIIKYVRETLNERISILQLNEKNQNDAKNDVDERFEKFLKERQRKK, from the coding sequence ATGACACTTAACGAAAAACTAGAAGAACTCAACATGCTCAAAATAAGAGCGAATACTTTACGTCCTCTGTCTGCTAATCAAACTGCAGAACTCGCGCAACACGTCCGAACTGCACACGTTTGGTCTTCCAATGCTATCGAAGGCAATACGCTCACTTACTGCGAGACAGTAGCAATTCTAAATACCGGAATGATTATTCATGCAGTTCCCGTCAAAGACGTTCTCGAAACTCTGGACTTGAACGAAGCTTACGAGTATATGATGACACTGGCTAGTCAAAAAACGCCCTTAAGTTCAACATTGATTCGGACGCTCAATCGAATTGTGACGCTACAAACAACCACGGACAAGGCTAATGCTGGTGTCTACCGAATTTTAGCTGCCTGGTCATATAGCAGTGAAGATAAGCCATACGTTGCCCCATTCGATATTGCGCCTCAAATGGATGATTTAATTACTTGGTCGCAAACTGCACAAAACGATCATCATCCTGTTCAATACGCCGCCGATCTCCACCAAAAATTCGTCTCGATTCACCCCTTCGCTGATGGCAATGGCCGCACCGCACGGCTACTCATGAACATGGCCCTAACCCAAGCAGGCTACCCCGTCATCAACGTTCAACCTAACAGGGAAGCCCGTAGTGCCTACATGGAGGCGCTGGCTAAGTCTCGTGAAGCGGGAGATCTCGAACCCTTCGAATCGTTGATTATCAAATACGTGCGAGAAACGCTGAACGAACGTATTAGTATCCTCCAACTTAACGAGAAGAATCAAAATGATGCGAAGAATGATGTCGATGAGCGCTTTGAAAAGTTCTTGAAAGAAAGGCAGCGGAAGAAGTAA
- a CDS encoding Y-family DNA polymerase yields MDYHNEPHGLFFMIDNKSFYASVESAARGLNPLRSVIVVMSEANNTGSGLVLAASPMAKKLFGISNVSRQYEVPDDPRILVVPPRMNLYIQENLKINKIFREYVADNDLFPYSIDESILDMTKSWRLFGQTPEQVARRIQLRIRREMGLYTTVGIGENPVQAKLALDLQAKHDHELIGRLTYETFPQKIWPITKLDSIWSIGHRTAAHLQRLGIHSMRDLAMVNPYELRAEMGAIGAQLFALAWGIDRSQLHQLRPAKEKSWSNSQVLPRDYRIQQEIELVIREIGQQTTSRMRHHHQQAGCVSLGIGFARADEADDGRSGFHHSCRIEPTDNAQTIVATLLRLFRQHWAGQAVRNISVGLSRLNASRGLQLDMFQDPHRQIKDERFDRVIDELRDKFGKTAVIPASSLMPGGTMLRRAALVGGHNGGNSFD; encoded by the coding sequence ATGGATTATCACAATGAACCGCATGGCTTGTTTTTTATGATTGATAATAAGTCCTTCTACGCCAGCGTGGAGAGTGCGGCCAGGGGGCTCAACCCGTTGCGCTCGGTGATTGTGGTGATGTCGGAGGCGAACAACACGGGCAGTGGCCTAGTCTTAGCCGCATCCCCCATGGCGAAGAAGCTCTTCGGCATCAGTAACGTGTCGCGCCAGTACGAAGTGCCCGATGACCCCCGTATCTTGGTCGTACCACCGCGCATGAACTTATATATTCAGGAGAATCTGAAGATCAATAAAATTTTCCGGGAGTACGTGGCCGATAACGACCTGTTTCCGTACTCGATCGATGAATCCATCCTGGATATGACCAAGTCCTGGCGCCTCTTCGGCCAGACGCCCGAGCAAGTCGCCCGCCGAATTCAGTTGCGGATTCGCCGTGAGATGGGGTTGTACACGACCGTGGGAATTGGTGAGAATCCCGTTCAGGCCAAGTTGGCGCTGGATCTGCAGGCCAAACACGACCATGAATTGATTGGCCGGCTAACCTATGAGACCTTTCCGCAAAAAATCTGGCCGATCACCAAGCTGGATAGTATCTGGAGCATTGGTCATCGCACGGCGGCTCATTTGCAGCGGCTGGGCATTCACAGCATGCGTGACTTGGCGATGGTGAATCCGTACGAATTGCGTGCGGAGATGGGCGCAATTGGCGCTCAACTCTTTGCGCTGGCGTGGGGCATCGACCGTAGTCAACTCCATCAGCTGCGACCGGCCAAGGAGAAGAGCTGGAGTAATTCGCAGGTACTGCCCCGTGATTACCGAATCCAACAGGAGATTGAGCTGGTGATTCGTGAGATTGGTCAGCAGACCACTTCAAGGATGCGCCATCACCATCAACAGGCGGGGTGCGTCAGTCTGGGTATTGGCTTTGCCCGCGCGGATGAGGCGGACGACGGCCGGAGTGGCTTTCACCATAGCTGTCGGATTGAACCGACCGACAACGCGCAGACCATTGTGGCCACCCTCCTACGGCTGTTTCGCCAGCATTGGGCAGGGCAGGCCGTTCGCAATATCAGTGTGGGTCTGTCGCGGCTAAACGCGAGTCGGGGCCTACAACTCGATATGTTTCAGGACCCCCACCGTCAGATTAAGGATGAACGGTTCGACCGAGTGATTGACGAGCTCCGGGATAAGTTCGGCAAGACCGCGGTGATTCCGGCCAGCAGTCTCATGCCCGGCGGTACCATGTTGCGGCGGGCAGCGCTGGTCGGTGGCCATAATGGGGGGAATAGTTTTGATTGA
- a CDS encoding DUF2922 domain-containing protein translates to MKTLELSFKGSDKRVKHLRLKYVNTDLAPAEVENLMKQVAAAKLFAKGDVDLYAEPLRAEIVETTKTALVGGPQPAPAV, encoded by the coding sequence ATGAAGACATTAGAATTGAGTTTTAAAGGTTCCGACAAACGCGTCAAGCACCTGCGCCTCAAGTACGTCAACACCGACCTCGCGCCGGCGGAAGTCGAAAACCTGATGAAGCAGGTCGCCGCGGCCAAGTTGTTCGCCAAGGGGGATGTCGATCTGTACGCCGAACCCCTGCGCGCCGAAATCGTGGAGACCACGAAGACGGCGCTAGTGGGTGGCCCACAACCGGCACCCGCCGTCTAA
- the thiE gene encoding thiamine phosphate synthase translates to MSVTFEPGLLRAYFVAGSQDVPGQDLREVLATMLKAGITAFQFRDKGASTLTPDQRLALGRDLREQCRAASVPFIVDDDVDLALALHADGIHVGQSDERITKVLQTVDGRQMFVGLSCNTPEQVAQANQIAGISYIGSGPIYPTTSKDDADPVMGVAGLQALVAQANVPIVAIGGVTVASLPAIAATGAAGVAVITLLTRSQDPQADTLAMRTAFA, encoded by the coding sequence ATGTCAGTAACTTTTGAGCCCGGACTCTTACGGGCCTACTTTGTGGCGGGGAGCCAAGACGTTCCCGGTCAAGATTTGCGTGAGGTGTTGGCGACCATGCTAAAGGCCGGCATCACCGCGTTTCAATTCAGGGATAAAGGGGCTAGTACCCTGACACCCGACCAGCGGCTAGCGCTAGGCCGCGACTTGCGGGAACAGTGCCGCGCGGCGAGTGTGCCCTTCATCGTAGACGATGACGTTGACTTGGCGCTGGCGCTACACGCGGATGGCATTCACGTGGGACAAAGCGACGAGCGGATTACCAAGGTACTCCAAACGGTGGACGGCCGGCAGATGTTCGTGGGCTTGTCCTGTAATACGCCGGAACAGGTCGCCCAGGCCAACCAGATCGCGGGCATTTCCTACATTGGTAGCGGGCCAATCTACCCGACGACGTCCAAGGACGACGCCGATCCGGTGATGGGCGTGGCGGGTCTGCAGGCGTTAGTCGCCCAAGCCAACGTTCCCATCGTGGCGATTGGGGGCGTGACGGTGGCGTCGTTGCCGGCCATTGCGGCGACGGGCGCGGCCGGGGTGGCTGTCATCACCCTGTTGACGCGGAGTCAGGACCCGCAGGCCGATACGTTGGCCATGCGGACAGCCTTCGCCTAA
- a CDS encoding protein-export chaperone SecB, with protein sequence MAVLKFIKYNVQNMTYQRNENYHQTRSEIKMNPQVSRKIDIDENRINVTLSIVVGSLENENIPFKTSCAITGVFDYQPEEDNTDAGLDQLVRVNAVAILYPYVRSIITMLTTTSNEYPGYIMPTINVNKLLRDQEEA encoded by the coding sequence GTGGCTGTTTTGAAATTCATAAAATACAACGTCCAAAATATGACCTACCAGCGAAATGAAAATTATCATCAAACACGTTCCGAAATAAAAATGAATCCCCAAGTATCTAGAAAAATTGATATAGATGAAAACCGAATAAATGTAACTTTAAGTATCGTCGTTGGGTCATTAGAAAATGAAAATATTCCTTTTAAAACGTCGTGTGCAATTACCGGTGTATTTGACTATCAGCCAGAGGAAGATAATACGGACGCCGGGTTAGACCAACTGGTTCGAGTTAATGCAGTAGCTATTTTATATCCATATGTTCGATCGATTATTACGATGCTGACGACGACATCGAATGAGTATCCAGGCTATATTATGCCTACAATTAATGTCAATAAATTATTGCGTGATCAGGAGGAAGCTTAA
- a CDS encoding LysR family transcriptional regulator, with protein MLPFAYRVFQTIVQEQTFYRAAQTLNVTPSAISHSVNQLEKELGFPLFIRNRTGVELTPDGKTILPLIQAIINAEDRLQQAAANINGMNAGSVRMGAFSSVCINWLPPIIRQFKQDYPEIAINVEQADFSNIASAVKTGRLDLGFSALPVSEKLTILPLVKDEIYCITPNDFIPANRTTVTAADLVDQNFILQRGDYDKDTKAALDHYQIRPNALRFSIDDQSILAMVEAGMGMGILPELALERVSGNVNVYPFDTKFFRTICLVVNSEQAKAPSTAKMIGAITDYVTAKYPDKVLAHPHVG; from the coding sequence ATGTTACCCTTTGCCTATCGCGTCTTTCAAACCATTGTTCAGGAACAGACTTTCTATCGGGCCGCGCAGACGCTGAACGTCACGCCCTCAGCCATCAGCCACTCGGTCAATCAACTGGAAAAGGAACTCGGCTTTCCCCTATTCATCCGAAACCGCACCGGCGTCGAACTGACCCCGGACGGCAAGACCATCCTGCCGCTGATTCAGGCGATCATTAACGCCGAGGACCGGCTCCAACAGGCCGCCGCCAACATTAACGGCATGAACGCCGGCTCCGTGCGCATGGGGGCCTTCTCGTCCGTGTGCATCAACTGGCTGCCGCCCATCATTCGCCAGTTCAAGCAGGACTACCCCGAGATCGCCATCAACGTCGAACAGGCCGACTTCAGTAACATCGCCTCGGCCGTCAAGACCGGCCGCCTAGACCTCGGCTTCTCCGCCTTACCCGTTTCCGAGAAACTAACGATCTTACCCCTGGTCAAGGACGAAATCTACTGCATCACGCCCAACGACTTCATCCCCGCCAACCGCACCACGGTGACTGCCGCCGACCTGGTCGATCAGAACTTCATCCTCCAGCGCGGTGACTACGACAAGGACACCAAGGCCGCACTCGACCACTACCAGATTCGGCCCAACGCCCTGCGCTTCTCCATCGACGATCAATCGATTCTCGCCATGGTCGAGGCCGGCATGGGCATGGGGATTCTCCCCGAGTTGGCGCTGGAGCGGGTCAGCGGCAACGTGAACGTCTATCCATTTGATACGAAATTCTTCCGCACCATCTGCCTGGTCGTCAATTCCGAACAGGCCAAGGCCCCGTCGACCGCCAAGATGATTGGCGCCATCACCGACTACGTGACGGCCAAGTATCCGGACAAGGTGCTGGCCCATCCGCACGTGGGGTAA